GGCCCAGCTGCAGATACTCGTTGGAGATGTTGATGAGCATGACGGCGGTCTGGTTGACGTCGGGCCCGAGTTGTTCCCCGCCGATCTCCGCCAGGTAGGGGCGGATCGCCGATTCCAGGATTTCGATCTTCTGGAAATCGGCGCAGAGCCCGTCGACGAAATTCTGGTCCTTGCGCCGGAAGGCTTCGATGACGTTGTCGGACATGTTGACGGCGATATCGGCCAGGCGCTCGATCTCTTTCTTGGTCTGGGCCAGGGCCAGGGCGGGGGTCCGGGTGAGGTCGGAAGCCAGGTAGAGCGGGCCGAACACCGCTTCCTTCTCCTTGCGGTCGGGGAGGATCTTCATGATCAGGATCCCGAAAAATTGGGTGAAGGGCAGAAAGAGCAGGGCCATGGCCACGTTGAAGATGGTGTGGGCATTGGCGATCTGGCGGTTGATGGAACCGCCGATGGAGGCGACGGC
The nucleotide sequence above comes from bacterium. Encoded proteins:
- a CDS encoding PhoU domain-containing protein encodes the protein FGTSRNAKRVALAHTMFKICGVIIFMFLLTPLASAVASIGGSINRQIANAHTIFNVAMALLFLPFTQFFGILIMKILPDRKEKEAVFGPLYLASDLTRTPALALAQTKKEIERLADIAVNMSDNVIEAFRRKDQNFVDGLCADFQKIEILESAIRPYLAEIGGEQLGPDVNQTAVMLINISNEYLQLGRVISQDILPLAHTFIARNLFFSPEGWEQLQEYAGKVAHNLREATAAFKENDRALAEQIAQTKPAMVRMEKEYTKEHFERLRKGMSESVETSTLHMGLLAGLRRVNSGATNIAYAVLGQV